One segment of Comamonas thiooxydans DNA contains the following:
- a CDS encoding TOBE domain-containing protein → MSDTENFEQEQLDMAGDEAVPGGALSSDSVSQALGYDMADRRIAILRGIAQSGSISQAARDVGVSYKAAWQAIDTLTNLAGVPLVERSVGGAGGGGAQITPAGEELLHAAEAMMRLRTELLQRMQAGTPGGGQPNLGLMTSMRNQWPCSVLKVESIGGQIRVWLRAASDAGSDWTIAARITPESYELLGLAPGVQVLALCKATAVKVWLGKERPAGSTQPINIWPAVVQRATYGAATVTEESLASDEAICRLSWGAQIVGFAPAMSGLVADDNVWLEVAESAVVVAMASH, encoded by the coding sequence ATGTCAGACACAGAAAATTTCGAACAAGAACAATTGGATATGGCCGGCGACGAGGCTGTGCCGGGTGGCGCACTATCGTCCGACTCGGTTTCCCAGGCGCTGGGCTATGACATGGCCGACCGTCGCATTGCCATCCTGCGCGGGATTGCGCAAAGCGGCTCCATCTCCCAGGCAGCACGTGACGTGGGCGTGAGCTACAAGGCGGCCTGGCAGGCCATCGATACCCTGACCAATCTGGCTGGCGTGCCGCTGGTCGAGCGCAGCGTGGGCGGCGCCGGGGGCGGTGGTGCACAGATCACGCCAGCGGGCGAGGAATTGCTGCATGCGGCCGAGGCCATGATGCGCTTGCGTACCGAGTTGCTGCAGCGCATGCAGGCCGGCACGCCTGGTGGGGGGCAGCCCAATCTGGGCCTGATGACCAGCATGCGCAATCAGTGGCCTTGCAGCGTGCTCAAGGTCGAGTCCATAGGCGGGCAGATTCGGGTCTGGCTGCGTGCCGCAAGCGATGCAGGCTCGGACTGGACGATTGCTGCGCGCATCACGCCCGAAAGCTATGAGCTGCTGGGCCTGGCGCCCGGTGTGCAGGTGCTGGCGTTGTGCAAGGCCACGGCCGTCAAGGTCTGGCTGGGGAAGGAGCGGCCTGCTGGGTCCACGCAGCCCATCAATATCTGGCCTGCCGTGGTGCAGCGCGCGACCTATGGCGCAGCCACGGTGACGGAAGAGAGCCTGGCTTCCGATGAAGCCATCTGTCGTTTGAGCTGGGGTGCTCAGATCGTAGGCTTTGCGCCGGCCATGAGCGGGCTGGTGGCCGATGACAATGTCTGGCTGGAGGTGGCCGAGTCGGCGGTAGTCGTGGCGATGGCCTCCCACTGA
- the modA gene encoding molybdate ABC transporter substrate-binding protein, with amino-acid sequence MTQITARSTGFSFQLARSAAVIGTVVLGLWSAQAQAAEVAVAVAANFTAPMKKIAAEFEKDTGHKAELSFGATGKFYAQINNGAPFGILLAADDTTPEKLAKEGKGVTDSRFTYAIGTLVLWSPKAGYVDDKGDVLKSGDYKHIAIANPKLAPYGTAAMEVLNKLGLSAQVQPKVVMGENIAQTYQFAATGNAQLGFVALSQVMENGKIREGSAWQVPANMHEPIRQDAIVLNSAKDNEAAAALMKYLRSPKAHDIIRSYGYSF; translated from the coding sequence ATGACTCAGATCACTGCCCGCTCCACCGGTTTTTCCTTTCAACTGGCTCGCTCTGCGGCCGTGATCGGCACAGTCGTGCTGGGCCTGTGGTCTGCGCAGGCGCAGGCCGCTGAAGTGGCGGTCGCCGTGGCAGCCAACTTCACCGCGCCCATGAAGAAGATTGCGGCCGAGTTTGAGAAGGATACAGGCCACAAGGCCGAGCTGTCGTTTGGCGCCACCGGCAAGTTCTACGCCCAGATCAACAACGGCGCGCCCTTCGGCATTCTGCTGGCCGCCGATGACACCACACCCGAAAAACTGGCCAAGGAAGGCAAGGGCGTGACCGATTCGCGCTTTACCTACGCCATCGGCACGCTGGTGCTGTGGAGCCCCAAGGCCGGCTATGTGGATGACAAGGGCGATGTGCTCAAGAGCGGCGACTACAAGCACATCGCGATCGCCAATCCCAAGCTGGCCCCTTACGGAACAGCTGCCATGGAAGTGCTGAACAAGCTCGGCCTGAGCGCACAGGTGCAGCCCAAGGTGGTGATGGGCGAGAACATCGCCCAGACCTACCAGTTCGCTGCCACCGGCAATGCGCAGCTGGGTTTTGTGGCACTGTCCCAGGTCATGGAGAACGGCAAGATCCGCGAGGGTTCGGCCTGGCAGGTGCCCGCCAACATGCATGAACCCATCCGCCAGGACGCCATTGTGCTCAACAGCGCCAAGGACAACGAAGCCGCTGCGGCTTTGATGAAGTACCTGCGCAGCCCCAAGGCGCACGACATCATCCGCTCCTACGGCTATAGCTTCTGA
- the modB gene encoding molybdate ABC transporter permease subunit — MQLNAEDYAAIWLTLKLAGVTTVLLMLLCTPLAWWLAHTRSRWRGPIGAVVALPLVLPPTVIGFYLLVTMGPNGPIGKLTQAMGLGNLPFTFAGLVVGSLIYSMPFTVQPLQRAFEALGPRPMEAAASLGASPLDRFLTVALPLARPGFITAAVLTFAHTVGEFGVVLMLGGNIPGVTRVVSVQIYDHVEAMEYGHAHLLAAGMVVFSFIVLLALNWLQPKAERRA, encoded by the coding sequence ATGCAACTGAATGCCGAAGACTACGCAGCCATCTGGCTCACGCTCAAGCTCGCAGGCGTGACCACCGTGCTGCTCATGCTGCTGTGCACGCCACTGGCCTGGTGGCTGGCCCATACCCGTTCGCGCTGGCGCGGCCCGATCGGTGCGGTCGTGGCGCTGCCGCTGGTGCTGCCGCCCACCGTCATCGGGTTCTATCTGCTGGTTACCATGGGCCCCAACGGCCCCATAGGCAAGCTTACGCAGGCCATGGGCCTGGGCAATCTGCCGTTCACCTTTGCCGGCCTGGTGGTGGGCTCGCTGATCTACTCCATGCCGTTCACCGTGCAACCGCTGCAACGTGCGTTTGAAGCCCTGGGCCCGCGCCCCATGGAGGCGGCGGCCAGTCTGGGCGCCAGTCCGCTGGACCGCTTTCTGACCGTGGCCCTGCCGCTGGCGCGGCCCGGCTTCATCACCGCTGCCGTGCTGACCTTTGCCCACACCGTGGGCGAGTTCGGCGTGGTGCTGATGCTGGGCGGCAATATCCCCGGCGTCACGCGCGTGGTCTCGGTACAGATCTACGACCATGTGGAAGCCATGGAGTACGGGCACGCCCATCTGCTGGCGGCCGGCATGGTGGTGTTCTCCTTCATCGTGCTGCTGGCCCTGAACTGGCTGCAACCCAAAGCGGAGCGCCGCGCATGA
- the modC gene encoding molybdenum ABC transporter ATP-binding protein has product MTAAHFITAQLKLTRPDFALDVDLQLPGHGVTALFGPSGCGKTTCLRSLAGLERAQGRVTVNQTVWQDDAGRQWLPTHQRALGYVFQEASLFPHLSVQRNIDYGLRRTPQQRRKVSKERAVELLGIAHLMERMPATLSGGERQRVAIARALATSPEVLLMDEPLAALDAQRKAEVLPYLEQLQRHLRIPVIYVSHSMDEVARLAQHMVLLGAGKVLAQGSVTELLSSLDLPLAHGDVASSVVHATVQAHDAADHLSTLVFDGGRLQLVMARPREPGSPVPLRVQARDVSLSLLRPEGSSILNILPVQVLDLREDGPGQVMVSLQAGGTRLLARITRHSAKALQLQAGMPVFAQIKGMALLD; this is encoded by the coding sequence ATGACCGCTGCCCACTTCATCACCGCCCAGCTCAAGCTGACCCGGCCGGACTTTGCACTCGATGTGGATCTGCAGCTTCCCGGCCACGGAGTGACGGCCCTGTTCGGCCCCTCGGGCTGCGGCAAGACCACCTGCCTGCGCAGCCTCGCCGGACTGGAGCGGGCCCAAGGCCGCGTCACCGTCAACCAGACCGTTTGGCAGGACGATGCCGGCCGGCAATGGCTGCCCACACACCAGCGCGCGCTCGGCTATGTGTTCCAGGAAGCCAGCCTGTTCCCGCACCTTTCGGTGCAGCGCAATATCGATTACGGACTCAGGCGCACGCCGCAGCAACGCCGCAAGGTCTCCAAGGAAAGAGCCGTCGAACTTCTGGGCATTGCCCATCTGATGGAGCGCATGCCCGCCACGCTCTCGGGTGGCGAGCGCCAGCGCGTGGCGATTGCAAGAGCGCTGGCCACCAGCCCCGAAGTGCTGCTCATGGACGAACCCCTGGCCGCGCTCGACGCCCAGCGCAAGGCCGAGGTTCTGCCCTATCTGGAGCAGTTGCAGCGGCATCTGCGGATTCCAGTGATCTATGTCAGCCACTCCATGGACGAGGTCGCGCGCCTGGCCCAGCATATGGTGCTGCTCGGCGCGGGCAAGGTGCTGGCGCAGGGCTCCGTCACCGAGCTGCTCTCCAGCCTCGATCTGCCGCTGGCCCATGGCGACGTGGCCTCCAGCGTGGTCCATGCCACGGTGCAGGCCCACGACGCCGCCGATCATCTGAGCACCCTGGTCTTTGACGGGGGCCGGCTGCAACTCGTCATGGCCCGCCCGCGCGAGCCCGGCAGCCCGGTGCCGCTGCGCGTGCAGGCGCGCGATGTCAGCCTGAGTCTGCTCAGGCCCGAGGGCAGCAGCATTCTCAACATCCTGCCGGTGCAGGTGCTGGACCTGCGCGAGGACGGGCCGGGGCAGGTCATGGTCTCGCTGCAGGCGGGCGGCACCCGGCTGCTGGCCAGAATCACCCGGCACTCGGCCAAGGCCTTGCAATTGCAGGCCGGCATGCCGGTGTTTGCCCAGATCAAGGGCATGGCGCTGCTGGACTGA
- the fdhD gene encoding formate dehydrogenase accessory sulfurtransferase FdhD, translated as MTESACPVPAQPIAPLHTHAVSFFNAGQQERQERVLAAEVPIALVFNGISHAVMMGSPTDVEDFALGFALTEGIIDSASDCYGIEARPVSAAAAGLPEGMDGMEVQLDIASRCFARLKDRRRSMTGRTGCGVCGVESFAALDLSFDALPPQDWLEQVDAATVLKAIDALAPHQILNAEAGAIHAAGWATLAGDITDVLEDVGRHNALDKLVGRLARTGRLGEPGFVLLSSRGSHELVRKCAKVGIAALATISAPTAMGVRMAELTGLRFWGLCRPPKAVLYAAGGKA; from the coding sequence ATGACCGAGTCCGCCTGCCCCGTCCCTGCCCAGCCGATAGCACCGCTGCACACCCATGCCGTGAGCTTCTTCAACGCCGGGCAGCAGGAGCGGCAGGAGCGCGTGCTGGCGGCCGAGGTGCCGATCGCGCTGGTCTTCAACGGCATCTCGCATGCGGTGATGATGGGCTCGCCCACCGACGTGGAAGACTTTGCCCTGGGCTTTGCGCTGACCGAGGGCATCATCGACAGCGCCTCGGACTGCTACGGCATCGAAGCCCGCCCCGTGTCCGCCGCGGCGGCCGGCCTGCCCGAAGGCATGGACGGCATGGAAGTGCAGCTCGACATCGCCTCGCGCTGCTTTGCGCGGCTCAAAGACAGGCGCCGCAGCATGACGGGCCGCACGGGTTGCGGTGTCTGCGGAGTCGAGAGCTTTGCGGCGCTGGACCTGTCGTTTGATGCCCTGCCGCCCCAGGACTGGCTGGAGCAGGTCGACGCCGCCACCGTGCTCAAGGCGATCGACGCCCTGGCCCCGCACCAGATCCTGAATGCCGAAGCCGGCGCCATCCATGCCGCTGGCTGGGCCACGCTGGCGGGCGACATCACGGATGTGCTCGAAGACGTGGGCCGCCACAATGCGCTGGACAAGCTGGTCGGCCGGCTGGCGCGCACGGGCCGCCTCGGCGAACCCGGCTTTGTACTGCTGTCCAGCCGCGGCAGCCATGAACTGGTGCGCAAATGCGCCAAGGTCGGCATCGCGGCGCTGGCCACGATTTCCGCGCCCACCGCCATGGGCGTGCGCATGGCGGAGCTGACGGGCCTGCGCTTCTGGGGGCTGTGCCGCCCGCCCAAGGCCGTGCTCTATGCTGCGGGCGGCAAAGCCTGA
- the miaB gene encoding tRNA (N6-isopentenyl adenosine(37)-C2)-methylthiotransferase MiaB, producing the protein MSKKVFIKTFGCQMNEYDSDKMADVLGAAQGYEPTQNVDEADLILFNTCSVREKAQEKVFSDLGRIRHLKEKGVLIGVGGCVASQEGAEIIKRAPFVDVVFGPQTLHRLPELLNQRAAKAKPQVDISFPEIEKFDHLPPARVEGASAFVSIMEGCSKYCSYCVVPYTRGEEVSRPFEDVLVEVAGLAEQGVKEITLLGQNVNAYLGKMGDSSEMADFALLLEYVAEIPGIERIRYTTSHPNEFTPRLIEAYAKIPQLVSHLHLPVQHGSDKILMAMKRGYTAMEYKSTIRKLRAIRPDLAMSSDFIVGFPGETEEDFQKMMKLIHDVRFDNSFSFIFSPRPGTPAANLHDDTPHEVKLRRLQELQAVINTNIKEISEERVGTVQRLLVEGVSKRDGSELMGRTYCNRVVNFPGNERLIGQMVDVKITEAKAYTLRGEVLVKD; encoded by the coding sequence ATGAGCAAGAAAGTCTTTATCAAAACCTTTGGCTGCCAGATGAACGAGTACGACTCGGACAAGATGGCCGATGTGCTGGGCGCCGCCCAGGGTTACGAGCCCACGCAGAACGTGGACGAGGCCGATCTGATTCTGTTCAATACCTGCTCGGTGCGCGAGAAGGCCCAGGAAAAAGTGTTCAGCGATCTGGGCCGCATCCGCCATCTCAAGGAAAAAGGCGTGCTGATCGGCGTGGGCGGCTGCGTGGCCAGCCAGGAGGGTGCCGAGATCATCAAGCGCGCTCCGTTTGTCGATGTGGTCTTCGGTCCCCAGACCCTGCACCGCCTGCCCGAGCTGCTCAATCAGCGTGCGGCCAAGGCCAAGCCCCAGGTCGATATCTCCTTCCCCGAAATCGAGAAGTTCGACCACCTGCCGCCGGCACGCGTGGAAGGCGCTTCGGCCTTTGTCTCCATCATGGAGGGCTGCTCCAAATATTGCAGCTACTGCGTCGTGCCCTATACGCGCGGCGAGGAAGTCAGCCGCCCGTTCGAGGACGTGCTGGTGGAAGTCGCGGGCCTGGCCGAGCAAGGCGTGAAGGAAATCACGCTGCTGGGCCAGAACGTCAACGCCTACCTGGGCAAGATGGGCGACAGCAGCGAGATGGCCGACTTCGCGCTGCTGCTGGAATATGTGGCCGAGATTCCCGGCATCGAGCGCATCCGCTACACCACCAGCCATCCCAACGAATTCACGCCGCGCCTGATCGAGGCCTACGCCAAGATTCCGCAACTGGTCAGCCACCTGCATCTGCCCGTGCAACATGGCAGCGACAAGATTCTCATGGCCATGAAGCGCGGCTACACGGCCATGGAATACAAGAGCACCATCCGCAAGCTGCGCGCCATCCGTCCCGATCTGGCCATGAGCAGCGACTTCATCGTCGGCTTTCCCGGCGAGACCGAAGAGGACTTCCAGAAGATGATGAAGCTCATCCACGACGTGCGCTTCGACAACTCGTTCAGCTTCATCTTCAGTCCCCGCCCCGGCACGCCGGCGGCCAATCTGCACGACGACACACCGCACGAAGTCAAGCTGCGCCGCCTGCAGGAGCTGCAGGCCGTGATCAACACCAACATCAAGGAGATCAGCGAAGAGCGTGTCGGCACGGTGCAACGCCTGCTGGTCGAAGGCGTGAGCAAGCGCGACGGCAGCGAACTGATGGGCCGCACCTATTGCAACCGCGTGGTCAACTTCCCCGGCAACGAGCGTTTGATCGGACAGATGGTGGACGTGAAGATTACCGAAGCCAAGGCTTACACCTTGCGCGGCGAAGTCCTGGTCAAGGATTGA
- a CDS encoding DUF1266 domain-containing protein, protein MSGWTIFLLIVALIYWVLRGGFKRLKEAKQRGDIISYQAGSQERNWALALAHPMAYHAMQGGFASDLHGADDALARQLRPMILHHLGLRTDLSDEQVRQQLPDALRQRWFMLDLQRLQRSDDVRAAMAFACARVTFFVRSARLLEWTDEALHWDILQLNAQRAQQCFDSWLAFGQAYAQGRAQWLAQGRSDVLGKAFTSEEVAQWVTQEQHPWHAMSWNLPLTGDEAGPASEPAAPV, encoded by the coding sequence ATGAGCGGATGGACGATCTTTCTGCTCATCGTGGCCCTGATCTACTGGGTGCTGCGCGGCGGCTTCAAGCGCCTCAAGGAGGCCAAGCAACGCGGCGACATCATCAGCTACCAGGCGGGCAGCCAGGAGCGCAACTGGGCCCTGGCCCTGGCCCACCCCATGGCCTACCACGCCATGCAAGGCGGCTTTGCCAGCGATCTGCATGGCGCTGACGATGCGCTGGCCAGGCAGCTGCGCCCCATGATCCTGCACCATCTTGGCCTGCGCACCGACCTCAGCGACGAACAGGTGCGCCAGCAACTGCCCGACGCACTGCGCCAGCGCTGGTTCATGCTGGATCTGCAACGCCTGCAGCGCAGCGACGACGTGCGCGCCGCAATGGCGTTTGCCTGTGCGCGCGTGACCTTTTTCGTGCGCAGCGCCAGGCTGCTGGAATGGACGGACGAAGCCCTGCATTGGGACATCCTTCAGCTCAACGCCCAGCGCGCCCAGCAATGCTTCGACAGCTGGCTTGCTTTCGGCCAGGCCTATGCCCAGGGCCGCGCGCAATGGCTGGCACAAGGCCGCAGCGATGTGCTGGGCAAGGCCTTCACGTCCGAAGAAGTGGCTCAATGGGTGACGCAGGAGCAGCACCCCTGGCATGCGATGAGCTGGAATCTGCCGCTGACCGGCGATGAGGCAGGGCCCGCCTCCGAGCCTGCGGCACCAGTGTGA
- a CDS encoding C40 family peptidase produces the protein MKLQDRTFVEAGQRQALPQCLERRGALLLAGSLLAVLAGCSTTKDKPRPAAQGGSSARLANALSLDAELRESLLARTMLVVNTPYTYGGNSPEGGFDCSGLIQWAVGGITEMRLPRTTSQWAQASNPVDGRDLMRGDFVFFNTLGGRYSHMGIFVGNGQFVHAPSSGGTVQRVRMDNVYFARRFTEARSIFA, from the coding sequence ATGAAGCTACAAGACAGGACTTTCGTGGAGGCGGGTCAGCGGCAAGCTCTGCCTCAATGTCTGGAGCGCCGCGGCGCGCTGCTGCTGGCGGGCTCGCTGCTTGCGGTGCTGGCAGGCTGTTCCACCACCAAAGACAAGCCCCGCCCTGCTGCGCAAGGCGGATCTTCCGCGCGCCTGGCCAATGCCCTGAGTCTGGATGCAGAGCTGCGCGAGTCCTTGCTGGCACGCACCATGCTGGTGGTCAACACGCCTTACACCTATGGCGGCAACTCGCCTGAAGGCGGTTTTGACTGCAGCGGTCTGATTCAGTGGGCCGTGGGGGGCATCACGGAAATGCGCCTGCCCCGCACCACATCGCAATGGGCGCAGGCCAGCAACCCGGTGGACGGACGCGATCTGATGCGCGGCGACTTTGTGTTTTTCAACACTCTGGGCGGGCGCTATTCCCATATGGGAATTTTTGTGGGCAACGGACAGTTTGTGCACGCGCCGTCCAGCGGTGGAACGGTGCAGCGGGTACGCATGGACAATGTGTACTTCGCCAGGCGATTCACGGAAGCCCGAAGCATCTTTGCCTGA
- the ffh gene encoding signal recognition particle protein → MASALTDKLSRLVKEMRGQARITESNVQDMLREVRMALLEADVALPVVRDFIARVKEKALGQEVISSLQPGQVLVSIVNKELAATMGEGVADINLNAQPPAVILMAGLQGAGKTTTTAKLAKHLIEKRKKKVLTVSGDVYRPAAIEQLKTVTAQAGAEWFPSTPDQKPHDIAVAAIDYAKKHFFDVLLVDTAGRLAIDELLMAEIKDLHATLKPVETLFVVDAMQGQDAVNTAKAFKEALPLTGIVLTKLDGDSRGGAALSVRQITGAPIKFAGVSEKIDGLEVFDADRHAQRVLGMGDIVALVEQVTKGVDMEAAQKMAEKLKSGDGFDLNDFLAQLQQMKQMGGLSTLMDKLPAELAGKAGQVDMDKAEREIKRKEGIICSMTFKERKNPALIKATRKKRIADGAGVQVQEVNRLLKEFEQMQTMMKKFKGGGLMKMMKKMGGMKAMKGMMGGGGMPKLPF, encoded by the coding sequence ATGGCCTCCGCACTCACCGATAAACTCTCGCGCCTTGTCAAGGAGATGCGCGGCCAGGCCCGCATCACCGAGTCCAATGTGCAGGACATGCTGCGCGAGGTGCGCATGGCCTTGCTGGAGGCCGACGTGGCCCTGCCCGTGGTGCGCGACTTCATTGCCCGCGTCAAGGAAAAAGCGCTGGGCCAGGAAGTCATCAGCTCGTTGCAGCCCGGCCAGGTGCTGGTCTCCATCGTCAACAAGGAGCTGGCGGCGACCATGGGCGAAGGCGTGGCCGACATCAACCTCAACGCCCAGCCTCCGGCCGTCATTCTGATGGCCGGTCTGCAGGGCGCCGGCAAGACCACCACCACGGCCAAGCTGGCCAAGCATCTGATCGAAAAGCGCAAGAAAAAGGTGCTCACGGTTTCGGGAGACGTGTATCGCCCCGCGGCCATCGAGCAGCTCAAGACCGTGACGGCCCAGGCTGGCGCCGAGTGGTTCCCCTCCACGCCCGACCAGAAGCCCCACGATATTGCCGTGGCTGCGATCGACTACGCCAAAAAGCATTTCTTCGATGTGCTGCTGGTGGATACGGCCGGCCGTCTGGCCATCGACGAGCTGCTGATGGCCGAAATCAAGGATTTGCACGCCACGCTCAAGCCCGTCGAAACCCTGTTCGTGGTCGATGCCATGCAAGGCCAGGATGCGGTCAACACCGCCAAGGCCTTCAAGGAAGCGCTGCCGCTGACCGGTATCGTGCTGACCAAGCTCGACGGCGATTCGCGCGGCGGTGCGGCGCTGTCGGTGCGCCAGATCACGGGCGCGCCCATCAAGTTCGCCGGTGTCTCGGAAAAGATCGACGGCCTGGAAGTCTTTGATGCCGACCGCCACGCACAGCGCGTGCTGGGCATGGGCGACATCGTGGCCCTGGTCGAGCAGGTCACCAAGGGCGTGGACATGGAAGCCGCGCAGAAGATGGCCGAGAAGCTCAAGAGCGGCGACGGCTTCGACCTCAATGACTTTCTGGCCCAGCTGCAGCAGATGAAGCAGATGGGTGGTCTCTCGACCCTGATGGACAAGCTGCCCGCCGAGCTGGCCGGCAAGGCCGGTCAGGTCGATATGGACAAGGCCGAGCGCGAGATCAAGCGCAAGGAAGGCATCATCTGCTCCATGACCTTCAAGGAGCGCAAGAACCCCGCCCTGATCAAGGCCACGCGCAAAAAGCGTATCGCAGACGGCGCCGGCGTGCAGGTGCAGGAAGTCAACCGCCTGCTCAAGGAGTTCGAGCAGATGCAGACCATGATGAAGAAGTTCAAGGGCGGCGGCCTCATGAAGATGATGAAGAAGATGGGCGGCATGAAGGCCATGAAGGGCATGATGGGCGGCGGCGGCATGCCCAAGCTGCCGTTCTGA
- a CDS encoding inner membrane protein YpjD, producing MLSQPLTAAGPIGWILAMAAAIAYAIPALATQHLQEAGARRCLRLAWALHALLLGWGLLGELPHFGFAPALSITAWLVLTVYVVEQQLYPQLRSRWPLSILGSVAVLLAVVFPGTPLHVNASPWLPLHLALGIASYGLFAAAVVHGALMSHAERQMRQGGDHDSGLPLLTLERLTFRFVGAGFVLLTATLAAGWLFGEQLYGKAWVWNHKSIFSLLSWLAFAVLLFGRKRFGWRGQSAVRVLYIGAIFLLLAYVGSRFVIEVLLERAA from the coding sequence ATGCTCTCCCAACCGCTCACCGCAGCTGGCCCCATTGGCTGGATCCTGGCCATGGCAGCAGCCATTGCCTACGCCATTCCTGCGCTTGCCACCCAGCACCTGCAAGAAGCCGGTGCCCGTCGCTGCCTGCGCCTGGCCTGGGCACTGCATGCCCTGCTGCTGGGCTGGGGTCTGCTTGGAGAGCTTCCGCACTTCGGCTTTGCTCCTGCACTCTCGATCACTGCCTGGCTGGTGCTGACCGTCTATGTGGTGGAGCAGCAGCTTTACCCGCAGCTGCGCTCGCGCTGGCCGCTGTCCATACTGGGCAGCGTGGCCGTGCTTCTGGCCGTGGTGTTCCCCGGCACACCGCTGCACGTCAACGCCTCACCCTGGCTGCCGCTGCATCTGGCTCTGGGTATTGCTTCCTACGGCCTGTTTGCCGCAGCCGTCGTTCATGGCGCGCTGATGAGCCATGCCGAGCGGCAGATGCGCCAGGGTGGCGACCATGACAGCGGACTGCCGCTGCTGACGCTGGAGCGGCTGACCTTCCGTTTTGTCGGAGCAGGCTTTGTGCTGCTGACCGCCACACTGGCCGCAGGCTGGCTGTTTGGCGAGCAGCTCTACGGCAAGGCATGGGTGTGGAATCACAAATCCATTTTTTCCCTGCTGTCCTGGCTGGCATTTGCCGTGCTGCTGTTCGGCCGCAAGCGATTCGGCTGGCGCGGCCAAAGCGCCGTACGTGTTCTTTATATCGGCGCCATCTTTTTGCTGCTGGCCTATGTCGGCTCGCGCTTTGTGATTGAAGTCCTGCTGGAGCGCGCAGCATGA
- a CDS encoding PP0621 family protein, whose protein sequence is MKYLLVLLVVVVAVGIWRSKRRAEVAEQTRPANSPKQAQTMVACAHCGLHLPQADAVNDDSGKIFCSAEHRRLAQQDTARH, encoded by the coding sequence ATGAAGTATTTGCTGGTCCTGCTGGTCGTGGTGGTGGCTGTCGGCATCTGGCGCAGCAAACGCCGCGCAGAAGTGGCCGAGCAGACCAGGCCTGCCAACTCCCCCAAGCAGGCACAGACCATGGTAGCTTGCGCTCACTGCGGCCTTCACCTGCCGCAAGCAGATGCCGTCAACGACGACTCGGGCAAGATCTTCTGCAGCGCGGAACACCGCCGCCTGGCCCAGCAAGACACTGCCCGTCACTGA